CGAGGGGAGATCATGCAGGAAGCCTCTCCCCTTGGAGAGGGGACTATGGTTGCGGTTCTTGGACTCCCCCTTTCAGAGGTAGAATCTATGGTTGTGTCTTTGCAGAGAGAGGGACGGGTGGAGATAGCTAACATCAACTCTTCGGACCAGGTTGTCCTTTCCCTTGAGCGTTCCCTTCTTTCCCGGGTGTTCGAGGAGGTCAAGGAACGAGGGGGGAAGAAGGCTGTAGAGCTTCGAGTGAGTGCGCCATTCCATTCGAGTTTCATGGAGAAAGCTCGAGAATCCTTTGCCCGGGTTCTTGATGGCATTACAATTCGCAAGCCCCGTTACCCCTATGTGAGTAACGTGACCGCCTCTTTCGTGTCCGACCCGGAGGAAATCCGTTCCCTTCTCTTGCAACAGCTTACGGCAACGGTCCGCTGGAAGGATATCATGGATGCCCTTGTTCGAGAGGGTGTGGAGAGAGCTCTTGAGGTCGGACCTGGAACCGTTCTGACAAAGCTTTTCGAACGTGAGTATCCTCAAGTTCTTGTTCTTCCGACCTTTTCTCCACAGCATTTGGCAACAGCTCTTCGTGAGGTAGGTGAGGGTCGTTGAGTTTTGCGGGAAAGGTTGCCCTGGTTACCGGGGCGCGGCGCGGTATAGGTTTTGCTATTGCCCGTACTCTTGGAATAGGTGGAGCAAAAGTGGCCATAAACGATGTAACCTCCCCGGA
The sequence above is drawn from the Candidatus Caldatribacterium sp. genome and encodes:
- a CDS encoding ACP S-malonyltransferase, yielding RGEIMQEASPLGEGTMVAVLGLPLSEVESMVVSLQREGRVEIANINSSDQVVLSLERSLLSRVFEEVKERGGKKAVELRVSAPFHSSFMEKARESFARVLDGITIRKPRYPYVSNVTASFVSDPEEIRSLLLQQLTATVRWKDIMDALVREGVERALEVGPGTVLTKLFEREYPQVLVLPTFSPQHLATALREVGEGR